A single Lolium perenne isolate Kyuss_39 chromosome 6, Kyuss_2.0, whole genome shotgun sequence DNA region contains:
- the LOC127306889 gene encoding probable serine/threonine-protein kinase PBL19 — MHRELNPSCCSGEMGCFARFRSKIRTGKGKRAPAARSNLSTASSSAAATSQSHSQDSSATGRQVGSRSSGSASSARTIPELYEERGASSLHEFGLRELHAATNDFSRLLKIGEGGFGSVYKGVVRLPGGPVGGTVVAIKRLNTSGHQGHKQWLAEVHFLGVVEHPNLVRLIGYCAARSERGPQRLLVYEFIANKTLDDHLFNRAYPVLPWDVRLEIAFGAAEGLIYLHEGLEVQVIYRDLKASNILLDEEFRPKLSDFGLAREGPSADQTHVSTAVMGTYGYAAPDYIATGHLTTKSDVWSFGVVLYEILTGRRSVEKNRPKKEQRLLEWVKLYPVESKQFSMIIDTRLEGRYSREGAREIAKLANRCLAKRSRDRPTMREVAKSLKQAMQLGGESGVSGNSSTPRDVHGKPTADDIAVASARRRMLHLAALGENRNSFAKRRFMFMRAAAAPTPT; from the exons ATGCACCGCGAGCTGAATCCCAGCTGCTGCTCCGGGGAAATGGGTTGCTTCGCCCGCTTCAGGAGCAAGATCAGGACAGGAAAGGGCAAGAGAGCACCGGCCGCTCGCTCCAACCTGTCCACGGCGTCCTCGTCGGCCGCGGCCACGAGCCAGTCCCACTCCCAGGACTCGAGCGCGACCGGGAGGCAGGTCGGGAGCCGGTCGTCGGGCTCAGCCTCGTCGGCTCGGACCATCCCGGAGCTGTACGAGGAGCGGGGCGCCAGCAGCCTGCACGAGTTCGGCCTACGGGAGCTCCACGCCGCCACCAACGACTTCAGCCGCCTGCTCAAGATCGGCGAGGGTGGGTTCGGGAGCGTCTACAAGGGCGTCGTCCGGCTTCCCGGCGGCCCTGTCGGCGGCACGGTGGTCGCCATCAAAAGGCTGAATACCAGTGGCCACCAG GGTCATAAGCAATGGCTGGCAGAAGTTCATTTTCTAGGGGTTGTGGAGCACCCCAACCTCGTCAGGCTCATCGGGTATTGTGCCGCTCGTAGTGAACGAGGCCCTCAAAGGCTGCTTGTCTACGAGTTCATCGCGAACAAGACACTGGATGACCATCTATTCAATCGAGCATACCCTGTTCTTCCATGGGACGTCAGGTTGGAAATAGCCTTTGGTGCTGCTGAGGGTTTGATATATCTCCATGAAGGGTTAGAAGTTCAG GTTATATATCGTGATTTGAAAGCTTCCAATATACTACTAGATGAGGAATTTAGACCAAAACTTTCAGACTTTGGTTTAGCAAGGGAAGGGCCATCCGCAGATCAAACGCATGTGTCTACAGCG GTTATGGGGACCTACGGTTACGCAGCTCCAGACTACATCGCGACAGGCCACCTCACCACCAAGAGTGATGTCTGGAGCTTTGGAGTAGTACTCTACGAGATCCTCACCGGACGGCGTTCAGTGGAAAAAAACCGTCCCAAAAAGGAGCAGAGACTGCTGGAATGGGTGAAGCTGTATCCTGTCGAGAGTAAGCAGTTCAGCATGATCATAGACACGAGGCTCGAAGGCCGTTACTCCAGGGAGGGAGCTAGAGAGATTGCCAAGTTAGCCAACCGGTGCCTCGCAAAGCGCTCAAGGGACCGTCCGACGATGAGAGAGGTGGCTAAGAGCCTAAAGCAGGCAATGCAGTTGGGTGGCGAAAGTGGAGTATCGGGGAACAGCTCGACGCCTCGTGATGTGCATGGTAAGCCAACAGCAGACGATATTGCCGTGGCTTCAGCAAGGCGACGGATGCTTCACCTCGCTGCCCTAGGTGAAAACAGAAACAGCTTCGCAAAGAGGAGATTCATGTTCATGAGGGCTGCCGCTGCGCCAACTCCAACATGA